From the genome of Burkholderia cepacia ATCC 25416:
AGGAACGCTTCCCGGGCCGCGCGCTCGAGAAGGCGGTCAAGGGCATGCTGCCGAAGGGCCCGCTCGGTTACGCGATGATCAAGAAGCTGAAGGTCTACGCAGAAGCGACGCATCCGCACTCGGCTCAACAGCCGAAGGCGCTCGAGATCTAAGGGGACCCACATGATCGGTAACTGGAACTACGGTACGGGCCGCCGCAAGAGCGCAGTCGCACGTGTCTTCATCAAGGCTGGCAAGGGCGACATCATCGTCAACGGCAAGCCCATCGCTGACTACTTCTCGCGCGAAACGTCGCTGATGATCGTGCGTCAACCGCTGGAACTCACGAACCACGGCCAGACGTTCGACATCAAGGTGAACGTGAACGGCGGCGGCGAAACGGGTCAGGCAGGTGCAGTGCGCCACGGCATCACCCGTGCACTGATCGACTACGATGCGACGCTGAAGCCGTCGCTGTCGAACGCAGGCTTCGTCACGCGCGATGCACGTGAAGTCGAGCGTAAGAAGGTCGGTCTGCGCAAGGCACGCCGCGCCAAGCAGTTCTCGAAGCGTTAATTCCGCTTCATGGCCGCGCCGCTTCCGGGCGGCGTCCGCCGGAAAAACCGCCAGCTTTTGCGCTGGCGGTTTTTTTATGCCCGTTTCCAGGCGCGTGCTGCCGCGGCCTGCGCATGCGTGTTTGATGA
Proteins encoded in this window:
- the rpsI gene encoding 30S ribosomal protein S9, whose translation is MIGNWNYGTGRRKSAVARVFIKAGKGDIIVNGKPIADYFSRETSLMIVRQPLELTNHGQTFDIKVNVNGGGETGQAGAVRHGITRALIDYDATLKPSLSNAGFVTRDAREVERKKVGLRKARRAKQFSKR